A region of Stigmatopora nigra isolate UIUO_SnigA chromosome 6, RoL_Snig_1.1, whole genome shotgun sequence DNA encodes the following proteins:
- the tbc1d1 gene encoding TBC1 domain family member 1 isoform X1, protein MEGLYFEVKPKRRAPQRAHSTLERGFSISNETSSGELTEDAIEVEEVQYELTLIGSIAVHRMTTMAMLPWVVAEVIRSQEPSTTVSLYVSPSWVRCVCVRADGQLWDPLSHRVLFECQPHQVSKLIHNSQEPSSFGCLLRDAPRCACYVFKCQDSTKVPEIISTLRQAGKSSARNDDTLTIPNTTLADPGDVKPLETHSIFSSLSTAGPVVNNPALSPTIFSKKFEVLFCGRVSVAHKKAPPALIDECIEKFSQLARGPGTPKRGVNTGGLVGGLKRALAFQSNGLGNTASGNGATGSPTNGKRPLLFKRDPSFPSLQALDENGLSPEISNTNTTEAQVHSPGVQPTSLQENRTMLFTVGRSQIFLVSPDTKKVAIEKSFREISFCSQGIRHVDHFGFICRETVERGSCHFVCYIFQCTDESLVDEIMLTLKQAFSVAAVQQNAKSQSQQCDSCPMLKLHKLCERIEGLNASKTKIELQRHLATLDNQDQASVFENTMRSRPKSEQEENELVMVSLRNLYEERQKIHHHTLAKETKQNEEVVAAPVEVQQPSSSRQRLEQFKSRAKRSLTESLEGIWKGSGKSNSQRSNSERSQSVSSISTANSQDQSCSDDPLSSASEFQSTSPLRCHNSTGNLKQLDPFASPSHSPISLFLSDSQPQSFRRRASTFSHSPTPSTGDNSPACTLTHTPQQNPAASSKAKLLRHYSVSTDTPHQSKCVRSDSTLPPVPNSSASSSSLLPPSSPSTRASLSKRRPLGGLRARLHSSSSVPNFLKFQFLAPVEENDYPETKSRDVAALYASSVEYEVGESPLRSHRHSWRQQIFLRVATPQKSTDINERGDGVDGGRACGGQAVCAGSGDLSMRVLPEERSKKSKEELRELWRTAILQQILLQRMERENLKLQASESDLQNKRLKLDYDEITPCLKDVTLVWEKMLGTPGRAKVKFESETIHASVAQGVPRQHRGEIWKFLSEQYLLKQTVPSRPPTNDKPYKELLKQLTSQQHAILIDLGRTFPTHPYFQAQLGSGQLSLYNILKAYSLLDPEVGYCQGLSFIAGVLLLHMGEEDAFNMLKFLMYDVGIRKQYRPDMIILQIQMYQLSRLLHDYHRDLYIHLEQQEIGPSLYATPWFLTAFASHFPLGFVARVFDMLFLQGPEVTFKVALSLLGSHKPLILQHDSLESIVDFIKTTLPNLGLVQMEKTINQVCEMDVSKQLQAYEVEYHVLQDELLDTPPTLNQHQRAAQLERTNQSLRQQNLDLLEELQVSYARVCSLESRMAALVQSESELKEKVSSLELEKEQLASTSTRLHNLLTSLGIKTNPDGHRMPVSDVKLHVSQVTGEAAVSSPGGQEDRTLDSPRLEVKKVVNRQRET, encoded by the exons ATGGAGGGGCTTTATTTTGAAGTGAAGCCCAAAAGGAGGGCACCGCAAAGAGCTCATTCAACCTTAGAGCGTGGTTTCTCCATTTCAAATGAGACAAGTAGTGGCGAATTAACGGAGGATGCGATAGAAGTGGAGGAGGTTCAATACGAGCTGACGTTAATCGGCTCCATCGCAGTCCACCGTATGACGACAATGGCCATGCTTCCCTGGGTGGTAGCTGAGGTCATCAGGTCACAGGAGCCCAGTACAACAGTGTCCCTATACGTGTCCCCGTCGTGGGTCCGGTGTGTTTGCGTGCGGGCCGACGGGCAGCTTTGGGACCCCCTTTCGCACAGGGTGCTTTTCGAGTGCCAACCTCACCAGGTCAGCAAGCTCATTCACAACAGCCAGGAGCCCAGCAGCTTTGGATGCCTCCTCAGGGACGCCCCACGTTGTGCCTGCTACGTGTTCAAGTGCCAGGATAGCACGAAG GTCCCTGAGATCATTAGCACGCTCAGGCAAGCTGGCAAAAGCTCCGCGCGCAACGACGATACCCTCACCATTCCCAACACAACTCTGGCAGATCCCGGAGACGTCAAGCCATTGGAAACACACtccattttttcttccctttccaCAGCAGGTCCTGTGGTGAACAACCCTGCCCTGTCTCCAACCATCTTTTCCAAAAAGTTTGAGGTGCTCTTTTGCGGCCGTGTAAGTGTTGCACACAAAAAGGCCCCCCCTGCACTCATTGACGAATGCATCGAAAAATTCAGCCAGTTAGCTCGGGGCCCAGGGACCCCCAAAAGAGGTGTAAATACCGGAGGACTAGTTGGTGGACTAAAGAGAGCATTAGCCTTCCAGTCTAACGGACTTGGGAATACTGCTTCGGGTAATGGTGCCACTGGGAGTCCCACCAATGGGAAACGCCCATTGTTGTTCAAACGGGACCCTAGTTTTCCATCTCTGCAAGCCCTGGATGAGAATGGACTCTCACCTGAGATCTCAAATACCAACACGACAGAAGCACAAGTTCACTCTCCTGGGGTCCAGCCCACCAGCTTGCAGGAGAATCGGACCATGCTATTTACG GTGGGAAGGTCACAGATTTTTCTGGTTAGCCCCGACACAAAGAAAGTTGCCATTGAAAAGAGTTTCCGGGAAATCTCTTTCTGCTCACAA GGTATTCGCCATGTGGACCACTTTGGATTTATTTGCAGGGAAACCGTGGAAAGAGGAAGTTGCCACTTTGTGTGTTACATCTTTCAGTGTACGGATGAATCGCTG GTGGACGAGATCATGCTGACCTTGAAGCAGGCATTCTCTGTAGCAGCTGTGCAGCAGAATGCAAAGAGCCAGAGCCAACAGTGTGACAGCTGCCCCATGCTGAAGCTTCACAAGTTGTGTGAGAGAATAGAAG GTCTAAATGCATCAAAAACCAAAATAGAGCTTCAAAGACATCTCGCCACTCTGGACAACCAGGATCAAGCTTCAGTTTTTGAGAATACTATG AGGTCTCGTCCTAAAAGtgaacaagaagaaaatgagCTTGTAATGGTATCTTTGAGGAATCTGTATGAGGAGAGACAGAAGATCCATCATCACACTCTGGCAAAGGAGACCAAACAG AACGAGGAAGTGGTGGCTGCTCCAGTTGAAGTACAGCAACCAAGTAGCAGTCGACAGCGTCTTGAACAGTTCAAAAGTCGAGCCAAGCGTTCTTTAACAGAGTCCTTAGAGGGTATTTGGAAG GGAAGTGGAAAGTCTAATTCTCAGAGAAGCAACAGTGAAAGAAGCCAAAGTGTGTCCTCCATTTCTACTGCCAATAGTCAAGACCAATCCTGTTCGGATGATCCATTATCGAGTGCCTCAGAGTTTCAATCCACGAGTCCACTGAG GTGCCACAATTCAACAGGAAACCTCAAACAGCTGGACCCTTTTGCATCCCCCTCGCATTCCCCCATCTCCCTTTTCCTAAGTGACAGTCAGCCACAGAGCTTCCGTAGACGTGCCAGTACCTTTAGCCACTCTCCAACTCCTTCCACAGGAGATAATTCACCAGCTTGCACTTTAACCCATACGCCACAACAAAACCCTGCAGCTTCTTCGAAGGCCAAACTTTTAAGGCACTACTCTGTCAGCACTGACACGCCACATCAGAGCAA ATGTGTTCGCTCTGACAGCACCCTTCCTCCTGTTCCAAACAGCTCTGCATCCTCAtcttctcttcttcctccttcctCTCCTTCAACCAGGGCAAGTCTCAGTAAAAGACG TCCTCTGGGGGGACTGCGTGCACGACTTCACTCATCATCCTCTGTTCCTAATTTTTTGAAATTTCAATTCCTGGCCCCTGTCGAAGAAAATGACTACCCAGAAACAAAGAGCAG AGATGTAGCGGCACTCTATGCATCAAGTGTAGAATATGAAGTTGGGGAAAGCCCCCTGCGTAGTCACCGACACTCCTGGCGGCAGCAAATTTTCCTGCGAGTCGCAACTCCTCAGAAAAGCACCGATATTAACG AGCGTGGTGACGGTGTAGATGGGGGTCGTGCATGTGGGGGCCAAGCTGTCTGTGCAGGAAGTGGGGACTTGTCCATGAGGGTACTGCCTGAAGAAAGAAGCAAAAAGAGCAAAGAAGAGCTAAGGGAACTATGGAGGACAGCCATCCTCCAACAAATCCTTCTCCAGAGGATGGAACGAGAGAACCTGAAACTACAGG CTTCGGAAAGCGATTTGCAGAACAAGCGCCTGAAGCTGGACTATGATGAAATAACACCATGTCTGAAGGATGTCACGTTGGTGTGGGAGAAGATGCTAGGAACTCCTGGAAGGGCAAAGGTCAAATTTGAGAGCGAAACCATACATGCATCTGTTGCACAAG GGGTGCCGAGGCAGCATCGAGGCGAGATCTGGAAGTTCCTCTCTGAACAGTACCTCCTTAAACAGACAGTCCCCTCTCGTCCACCAACCAATGACAAACCATACAAAGAGCTTCTCAAACAACTCACTTCCCAACAGCACGCCATCCTCATAGATCTGG GTCGCACTTTTCCCACTCATCCGTATTTTCAAGCCCAGCTGGGATCAGGACAACTGTCTCTGTATAATATTCTAAAGGCCTACTCGCTGCTTGACCCGGAG GTTGGGTACTGCCAGGGCTTGTCCTTCATTGCTGGAGTTTTGCTCTTACACATGGGGGAAGAAGATGCCTTTAACATGCTTAAATTCCTCATGTATGATGTTGGCATCCGCAAACAGTACAGGCCTGATATGATTATTCTGCAG ATTCAGATGTACCAGTTGTCCCGTCTGCTCCACGACTATCATCGTGATCTCTACATACACTTGGAGCAACAAGAGATCGGGCCCAGCCTGTACGCCACGCCGTGGTTCCTCACCGCCTTCGCGTCACACTTCCCCCTCGGTTTTGTGGCCAGAGTTTTTG atatGTTGTTCCTCCAGGGGCCAGAGGTCACCTTCAAGGTGGCCTTGAGTCTTTTGGGTAGCCATAAGCCTCTGATTTTGCAACATGACAGCCTGGAGTCTATTGTGGACTTCATCAAGACCACACTGCCCAACCTGGGCCTGGTGCAGATGGAGAAAACCATCAACCAG GTTTGTGAGATGGATGTGTCCAAGCAGCTCCAGGCGTATGAGGTGGAATACCACGTCTTGCAGGATGAACTTCTTGACACGCCTCCGACCCTTAATCAACATCAGCGTGCTGCACAGCTGGAGAGGACCAATCAGAGCCTGAGACAACAAAATCTTGATCTCCTCGAGGAGTTGCAG GTGTCTTACGCTCGGGTGTGCAGCCTAGAGAGTCGAATGGCGGCGCTGGTACAGTCAGAGAGTGAGCTAAAAGAGAAGGTTTCTTCTCTGGAGCTAGAGAAGGAGCAGCTGGCGAGCACATCCACGCGCCTCCATAACTTGCTGACGAGTCTGGGTATAAAAACGAATCCCGATGGCCACAGAATGCCTGTGTCGGATGTGAAATTACATGTGAGCCAAGTCACTGGCGAGGCCGCTGTCAGCTCACCAGGAGGGCAGGAGGACAGGACACTGGACTCCCCCCGCCTCGAAGTGAAGAAGGTGGTAAATAGACAAAGAGAAACTTGA
- the tbc1d1 gene encoding TBC1 domain family member 1 isoform X2, translating to MEGLYFEVKPKRRAPQRAHSTLERGFSISNETSSGELTEDAIEVEEVQYELTLIGSIAVHRMTTMAMLPWVVAEVIRSQEPSTTVSLYVSPSWVRCVCVRADGQLWDPLSHRVLFECQPHQVSKLIHNSQEPSSFGCLLRDAPRCACYVFKCQDSTKVPEIISTLRQAGKSSARNDDTLTIPNTTLADPGDVKPLETHSIFSSLSTAGPVVNNPALSPTIFSKKFEVLFCGRVSVAHKKAPPALIDECIEKFSQLARGPGTPKRGVNTGGLVGGLKRALAFQSNGLGNTASGNGATGSPTNGKRPLLFKRDPSFPSLQALDENGLSPEISNTNTTEAQVHSPGVQPTSLQENRTMLFTVGRSQIFLVSPDTKKVAIEKSFREISFCSQGIRHVDHFGFICRETVERGSCHFVCYIFQCTDESLVDEIMLTLKQAFSVAAVQQNAKSQSQQCDSCPMLKLHKLCERIEGLNASKTKIELQRHLATLDNQDQASVFENTMRSRPKSEQEENELVMVSLRNLYEERQKIHHHTLAKETKQNEEVVAAPVEVQQPSSSRQRLEQFKSRAKRSLTESLEGIWKGSGKSNSQRSNSERSQSVSSISTANSQDQSCSDDPLSSASEFQSTSPLRCHNSTGNLKQLDPFASPSHSPISLFLSDSQPQSFRRRASTFSHSPTPSTGDNSPACTLTHTPQQNPAASSKAKLLRHYSVSTDTPHQSNPLGGLRARLHSSSSVPNFLKFQFLAPVEENDYPETKSRDVAALYASSVEYEVGESPLRSHRHSWRQQIFLRVATPQKSTDINERGDGVDGGRACGGQAVCAGSGDLSMRVLPEERSKKSKEELRELWRTAILQQILLQRMERENLKLQASESDLQNKRLKLDYDEITPCLKDVTLVWEKMLGTPGRAKVKFESETIHASVAQGVPRQHRGEIWKFLSEQYLLKQTVPSRPPTNDKPYKELLKQLTSQQHAILIDLGRTFPTHPYFQAQLGSGQLSLYNILKAYSLLDPEVGYCQGLSFIAGVLLLHMGEEDAFNMLKFLMYDVGIRKQYRPDMIILQIQMYQLSRLLHDYHRDLYIHLEQQEIGPSLYATPWFLTAFASHFPLGFVARVFDMLFLQGPEVTFKVALSLLGSHKPLILQHDSLESIVDFIKTTLPNLGLVQMEKTINQVCEMDVSKQLQAYEVEYHVLQDELLDTPPTLNQHQRAAQLERTNQSLRQQNLDLLEELQVSYARVCSLESRMAALVQSESELKEKVSSLELEKEQLASTSTRLHNLLTSLGIKTNPDGHRMPVSDVKLHVSQVTGEAAVSSPGGQEDRTLDSPRLEVKKVVNRQRET from the exons ATGGAGGGGCTTTATTTTGAAGTGAAGCCCAAAAGGAGGGCACCGCAAAGAGCTCATTCAACCTTAGAGCGTGGTTTCTCCATTTCAAATGAGACAAGTAGTGGCGAATTAACGGAGGATGCGATAGAAGTGGAGGAGGTTCAATACGAGCTGACGTTAATCGGCTCCATCGCAGTCCACCGTATGACGACAATGGCCATGCTTCCCTGGGTGGTAGCTGAGGTCATCAGGTCACAGGAGCCCAGTACAACAGTGTCCCTATACGTGTCCCCGTCGTGGGTCCGGTGTGTTTGCGTGCGGGCCGACGGGCAGCTTTGGGACCCCCTTTCGCACAGGGTGCTTTTCGAGTGCCAACCTCACCAGGTCAGCAAGCTCATTCACAACAGCCAGGAGCCCAGCAGCTTTGGATGCCTCCTCAGGGACGCCCCACGTTGTGCCTGCTACGTGTTCAAGTGCCAGGATAGCACGAAG GTCCCTGAGATCATTAGCACGCTCAGGCAAGCTGGCAAAAGCTCCGCGCGCAACGACGATACCCTCACCATTCCCAACACAACTCTGGCAGATCCCGGAGACGTCAAGCCATTGGAAACACACtccattttttcttccctttccaCAGCAGGTCCTGTGGTGAACAACCCTGCCCTGTCTCCAACCATCTTTTCCAAAAAGTTTGAGGTGCTCTTTTGCGGCCGTGTAAGTGTTGCACACAAAAAGGCCCCCCCTGCACTCATTGACGAATGCATCGAAAAATTCAGCCAGTTAGCTCGGGGCCCAGGGACCCCCAAAAGAGGTGTAAATACCGGAGGACTAGTTGGTGGACTAAAGAGAGCATTAGCCTTCCAGTCTAACGGACTTGGGAATACTGCTTCGGGTAATGGTGCCACTGGGAGTCCCACCAATGGGAAACGCCCATTGTTGTTCAAACGGGACCCTAGTTTTCCATCTCTGCAAGCCCTGGATGAGAATGGACTCTCACCTGAGATCTCAAATACCAACACGACAGAAGCACAAGTTCACTCTCCTGGGGTCCAGCCCACCAGCTTGCAGGAGAATCGGACCATGCTATTTACG GTGGGAAGGTCACAGATTTTTCTGGTTAGCCCCGACACAAAGAAAGTTGCCATTGAAAAGAGTTTCCGGGAAATCTCTTTCTGCTCACAA GGTATTCGCCATGTGGACCACTTTGGATTTATTTGCAGGGAAACCGTGGAAAGAGGAAGTTGCCACTTTGTGTGTTACATCTTTCAGTGTACGGATGAATCGCTG GTGGACGAGATCATGCTGACCTTGAAGCAGGCATTCTCTGTAGCAGCTGTGCAGCAGAATGCAAAGAGCCAGAGCCAACAGTGTGACAGCTGCCCCATGCTGAAGCTTCACAAGTTGTGTGAGAGAATAGAAG GTCTAAATGCATCAAAAACCAAAATAGAGCTTCAAAGACATCTCGCCACTCTGGACAACCAGGATCAAGCTTCAGTTTTTGAGAATACTATG AGGTCTCGTCCTAAAAGtgaacaagaagaaaatgagCTTGTAATGGTATCTTTGAGGAATCTGTATGAGGAGAGACAGAAGATCCATCATCACACTCTGGCAAAGGAGACCAAACAG AACGAGGAAGTGGTGGCTGCTCCAGTTGAAGTACAGCAACCAAGTAGCAGTCGACAGCGTCTTGAACAGTTCAAAAGTCGAGCCAAGCGTTCTTTAACAGAGTCCTTAGAGGGTATTTGGAAG GGAAGTGGAAAGTCTAATTCTCAGAGAAGCAACAGTGAAAGAAGCCAAAGTGTGTCCTCCATTTCTACTGCCAATAGTCAAGACCAATCCTGTTCGGATGATCCATTATCGAGTGCCTCAGAGTTTCAATCCACGAGTCCACTGAG GTGCCACAATTCAACAGGAAACCTCAAACAGCTGGACCCTTTTGCATCCCCCTCGCATTCCCCCATCTCCCTTTTCCTAAGTGACAGTCAGCCACAGAGCTTCCGTAGACGTGCCAGTACCTTTAGCCACTCTCCAACTCCTTCCACAGGAGATAATTCACCAGCTTGCACTTTAACCCATACGCCACAACAAAACCCTGCAGCTTCTTCGAAGGCCAAACTTTTAAGGCACTACTCTGTCAGCACTGACACGCCACATCAGAGCAA TCCTCTGGGGGGACTGCGTGCACGACTTCACTCATCATCCTCTGTTCCTAATTTTTTGAAATTTCAATTCCTGGCCCCTGTCGAAGAAAATGACTACCCAGAAACAAAGAGCAG AGATGTAGCGGCACTCTATGCATCAAGTGTAGAATATGAAGTTGGGGAAAGCCCCCTGCGTAGTCACCGACACTCCTGGCGGCAGCAAATTTTCCTGCGAGTCGCAACTCCTCAGAAAAGCACCGATATTAACG AGCGTGGTGACGGTGTAGATGGGGGTCGTGCATGTGGGGGCCAAGCTGTCTGTGCAGGAAGTGGGGACTTGTCCATGAGGGTACTGCCTGAAGAAAGAAGCAAAAAGAGCAAAGAAGAGCTAAGGGAACTATGGAGGACAGCCATCCTCCAACAAATCCTTCTCCAGAGGATGGAACGAGAGAACCTGAAACTACAGG CTTCGGAAAGCGATTTGCAGAACAAGCGCCTGAAGCTGGACTATGATGAAATAACACCATGTCTGAAGGATGTCACGTTGGTGTGGGAGAAGATGCTAGGAACTCCTGGAAGGGCAAAGGTCAAATTTGAGAGCGAAACCATACATGCATCTGTTGCACAAG GGGTGCCGAGGCAGCATCGAGGCGAGATCTGGAAGTTCCTCTCTGAACAGTACCTCCTTAAACAGACAGTCCCCTCTCGTCCACCAACCAATGACAAACCATACAAAGAGCTTCTCAAACAACTCACTTCCCAACAGCACGCCATCCTCATAGATCTGG GTCGCACTTTTCCCACTCATCCGTATTTTCAAGCCCAGCTGGGATCAGGACAACTGTCTCTGTATAATATTCTAAAGGCCTACTCGCTGCTTGACCCGGAG GTTGGGTACTGCCAGGGCTTGTCCTTCATTGCTGGAGTTTTGCTCTTACACATGGGGGAAGAAGATGCCTTTAACATGCTTAAATTCCTCATGTATGATGTTGGCATCCGCAAACAGTACAGGCCTGATATGATTATTCTGCAG ATTCAGATGTACCAGTTGTCCCGTCTGCTCCACGACTATCATCGTGATCTCTACATACACTTGGAGCAACAAGAGATCGGGCCCAGCCTGTACGCCACGCCGTGGTTCCTCACCGCCTTCGCGTCACACTTCCCCCTCGGTTTTGTGGCCAGAGTTTTTG atatGTTGTTCCTCCAGGGGCCAGAGGTCACCTTCAAGGTGGCCTTGAGTCTTTTGGGTAGCCATAAGCCTCTGATTTTGCAACATGACAGCCTGGAGTCTATTGTGGACTTCATCAAGACCACACTGCCCAACCTGGGCCTGGTGCAGATGGAGAAAACCATCAACCAG GTTTGTGAGATGGATGTGTCCAAGCAGCTCCAGGCGTATGAGGTGGAATACCACGTCTTGCAGGATGAACTTCTTGACACGCCTCCGACCCTTAATCAACATCAGCGTGCTGCACAGCTGGAGAGGACCAATCAGAGCCTGAGACAACAAAATCTTGATCTCCTCGAGGAGTTGCAG GTGTCTTACGCTCGGGTGTGCAGCCTAGAGAGTCGAATGGCGGCGCTGGTACAGTCAGAGAGTGAGCTAAAAGAGAAGGTTTCTTCTCTGGAGCTAGAGAAGGAGCAGCTGGCGAGCACATCCACGCGCCTCCATAACTTGCTGACGAGTCTGGGTATAAAAACGAATCCCGATGGCCACAGAATGCCTGTGTCGGATGTGAAATTACATGTGAGCCAAGTCACTGGCGAGGCCGCTGTCAGCTCACCAGGAGGGCAGGAGGACAGGACACTGGACTCCCCCCGCCTCGAAGTGAAGAAGGTGGTAAATAGACAAAGAGAAACTTGA